DNA sequence from the Prosthecobacter sp. SYSU 5D2 genome:
GGGGAGCCATCGGATGGTGGCTGGGGGGTGAAGGTGGCCATGGAGAAGCGTTTCAGCAGGGAGCTGAGGGAGACGTAGAGGAAGCCTGAAAGGAAGAGGGCCAGAAAGGGCAGCGAGCCCCATTGCTCGCGCTCGACGGCGAGCCAGAACAGATGGCCAAAGTAACCCACGAGGGCCAGTTCGATCCACAAACAGAGCGACTTGCCGGCCTTATAACGGAAGGATTTTTTGGTGGCCTGAGCCTGGGCTTTGCTGTTGACCCCATACTTGGGGGTGCGGATGAAGTCGGACTCCTGACCGAGCAGCGCCTCAATGACGGCCTTGCCATTGTTGATGGACATCCCAATGCCGAGGGCCATGAAGAGAGGGATGTAAGGGATGGTTTTCAGCCAGCCCCAGCGGGTCTGAGCGCCCTGGGCGGTAAGGTAGAAGGCGATAACGGCGACGGTGGCAAAGAGGAAGACGGGCAGGTCCACAAAGAGGGCCTTCTGCCAGGAGTTGGAGGGCAGGAAATCCACCGGATAGAGCAGCACCAGGGTGCAGAGGGTGAGCAGGTTGGCGAAGTTGGCGGTGAGGTGGGCGGTGGCCTCCACCTTTTTCATGAAGGGCTCATTGCTGCGCCAAACTCGGCCGAGCACCTTCTTGCAGACCTGGACGGAGCCTTTGGTCCAGCGGTGCTGCTGGGATTTGAAGCCGTCCATGTCCGGGGGCAGCTCGGCAGGGACGATGACGTCATTGAGATAAATGAAGCGCCAGCCAAGCAACTGGGCGCGGTAGCTCAGGTCCAGGTCCTCGGTCAGGGTGTCGTGTTTCCAGCCGCCAGCCTCATCAATGACGCTGCGGCGCCAGAGCCCGGCGGTGCCGTTGAAATTGCAAAACTCTCCCTGCCGGCTGCGGGAGGTCTGCTCCATCATGAGGTGTCCGTCCAGCAGGATGCCCTGGAGGCGGGTGAGGAGGGAAAACTTCAAATTGCTATGACCCCAGCGCGCCTGGACGATGCCAACCTGGGGGTCGGTGAAGTAATGGATGGTCTGCTTCAGGTAGTCCGGGGCGGGCTGGAAGTCGGCATCGAAGATGCAGATGTATTCCCCCTTCACGGTGGCCATACCGGCATCCAGGGCACCGGCTTTGAAGCCTATACGGTTGACGCGGTGGCGGTATTCGACATCGAATCCCTGGCGGCTCAGGTTCTGGGCGTACTGCTCACAGGCCTGGGCGGTCTCATCGGTGGAATCATCCAGGAACTGGATCTGCAGCCGGTCTTTGGGATAGTCGAGAGCGGCGATGGAAGAAACGAGCTGCTCCATGACATCGGCCTCATTGAAAAGCGGCAGCTGGATGGTCACCGACGGCAGTTCGGCGAATTCCCGCAGGGGCTGCGGGCGGTTTTTCCGGTGCTTCCAGTAGGTGTACAGGACTTTGACCTTGTGCGCGCCAAAAGCGGACAATCCGACGGAAACAGTGATGTAGCTGGTTAACCAGAGAAGCTTTTCCCACTCGATCATAGGGAGTCCGGATGTCCGGGCGAACCAATCCCTGCCGGTTCACTTCCGTCAAGTGGCAATAAGGGGGCACCGGGTGGGTTAAAGATTCCCCCAAGTCAGGCATGAAATGTGGGGAAGGGACACCCATTTTTTGCCCTTTTGATGGCCGCCATTGCCAGATGGTTAGGCACCGTTTATGGTTTTTATCACTTACCATGACCCGTCCTGCCCTTTCGCTTGCCCTGGCTCTATTGCTGGCGTCGCCAGAGATCAGGGCTGAGTATAGCCCCCTCTGGTCCTTGGGCACCCAGGACAGCAACCCCCTGGAGTTTGGAAATGAAACCTGGGGAAACAATGCGGCCCCGGGCAGCGCCACGGAACGGGACAATGATTTTTACTTTGCCGGCGTTTACCCGCCACCTGTAGGAAGCGTGGCGGTCTCTGAACCGTGGACAGACCTGGAGCGCGCCATCAGCAGCGGCAATCCAGCCACCCGGTTTCATTTCAACCTCTCTGCCCAGCAGGCCACGGGGACGTTACGGATGAGATTTGTCCTGCATCATGTCTGGGGGGGATGGGAGCAGGCCGGGTATGGACAGCATCATCTGGAGGTGCGGCTCAATGGCAGCCTGGTCAAAACAGAGACCGTGAGCGCCCGGGGTACCCTGGTGGTGGAGGCGAATGCCGGCAGCTTCACCCCGAACGAAGGGGCCAATGTGCTGGAACTGAGCCGGACGGGCGGATCCCCAAGTGCCTGGCTGCAGTTTGATGCGCTGACCTTTGAGGTCCACCCCACCGCCATGCGGGATGACGACGGGGACGGCCTGCCGCGCTGGTGGGAGGAGGACCATAACCTGGAAGATACCGTAGCAGGGGATGCTGCGCTGGATCCGGACCGGGACGGGATGAATAACCTCCAGGAATATTTGGCCCAGACCCTGCCCCATGAGGCGGATACGGATGACGACGGGCTGACGGACGGCCAGGAGATGGAGCTGGGAACGAACCCGCTGCTGGCAGATACCGACGGCGATACCCTGAAGGATGGAGAAGAGGTCTATGGAACTCCCGCCACCAACCCGCTGTTGGCGGACAGTGATGGCGAGGGCGCAGCAGATGCGTGGGAACTGCGGACGGGCTACAATCCGATGCTGAATGCCAGCAAACCCCCGACGTGGGACGGGGCCATCGGCATCCACTTTGTCTCTGAACTCAATCCGCTGAGCCGGCTGGCCACGACGGCGGTGACGGGGTATGCCCCGCAAGTGAACTGGAACAGCACGATGCCGCTGACCGGCTGGGGATCTCCTACAGGAACGCAAGAGGCTATCGCGTATCCGCAGCCGGGGGAGGTCGTCAACAGTGCGGGGGCCAGCACCGGCCTGACTTTTAGCTGGAGTTCGAGCTCGGGCTTTTACGCCAGCGGGAATGGGGGCAGCTCTACAGGGCAGCTTTTTGACGGATTTTTCAGCGTCAACAACGATGCGGGAGGGACGCTGGCCTTCGGCAATGTGCCGTATGAAACGTATGATGTCATTGTCTATGTGGGCTCCGTGTATGACGGGGGCCTGGGGCATCTGCGGCTGAATGATGAGGAGGCAGATGACCGCTGGTTTGTCACCGCCAGCACCGCGCCGGAAACGCAGTTCATCGAGCCGCTGGTCTCCAGCCAGGCCGTGCCCTGGCGGGGAAATACAATTCGTTTTCGTCAGGTGACAGGCAGCAGTTTTAATCTGAAGCTGTTTCGCACGTCCTGGCATGAGGTGGGCATCCACGGGGTGCAGATTGTCAATGCGGAGGAGGATGCAGACGGGGATGACCTGCCGACCTGGTGGGAGCTGGCACACCGGCTGGATCCACGGATCAACGATGCAGCCGGGGATCCGGACGGGGATGGTCTGAACAATGCCGGCGAATGGGCGCGGCAGACGAACCCCAGGCTAGCGGATACGGATGGCGACGGGCTGACAGACCTGGTGGAGACCCATACCGGGGTGTGGATCAGCCAGACGGACACAGGATCGAATCCGCTCATTGCAGACAGTGACGGGGATGGCCTAACGGACGGATTTGAAGTGACCCTTAAACCCCTGCCGACCAATCCTAACCTGGCAGACACTGACAGCGACGGGCGGGATGATGCGGAAGAGGTGCAGCGGCGGAGCAATCCGCTGGAGTTTGATGCCCCGGCCTCGCAGATGCCCGTGATCACCACCTCACCTCGCAACTTCATCTGGGTGGTGGACAATGTGCAAGTGGTGTGGGACCACACCCGCGGGCATGTGGTGGATCAACCCTGGGGGGACAATCACCTGATTAACTTCCAGATTGCCAATGCCGCGCAGCCCAACAGCGATGCGTTTAACATCGGGCTGAGGGTGAAGGCGGGACGGGTGACGCATTTTCTCTACTCCAGCGCGGAAAGCGGCTTTAGCCACCCGGACAATGATGCTAGCGACATCTGGGATGCGGACTGGACCAGCCAGCCGGTGGATTATAAAACGGCGCTTGGATTCAGCGGGCATGGGCGTGCGGACATCTCCGCCAGGCTGCGCTTCCAGATCATTGGCAGCAGCACGGGCTCGCAAACCAACTGGAACTTCACGTTCAGCATTTCCAACCAGGACACAGGACAGACGGTCATCAGCCGCCCTTTCAACGGCTGCCGCCTGGCTGCCAATGTGCACCACAATACGGCAACCTGGCAGGACCGCAGCGACCCGCCCCATGCCAACCGGCTGGAGCTGTGGCAGCATGACGGGGTGCAGGTTTATTTTCTGAGCACGCCCCTGGAGGAGACGGCTGCTTTTGCCGCCTACAAAGACAGTGACCATGACGGCATGCCGGATGTGTGGGAGGACCTGCATCAGTTTAACAAAAACCTGCCTGCGGATGCGGGGGATGACAGCGACGTGGACGGCCTGAGCAACCTGCGCGAATACCTGGCGGGCACGAATCCGCGTAACCGGGACAGTGACAATGACGGAGCGCCGGACGGGCTGGAAGTGCAAAGCGGCAGTGATCCGCTGCTGGCGGCCAGCCGGCCTCCCTACTATGGGGGGACCGGGATGCAGGGAGAAGACTTCAATGGAAACGGCATGTCCGATGCGTGGGAGCAGTGGACGGGCAGCCTTTTAAATCCGCTGCTGGATGCGGACGGCGACGGCCTGACCAACAGCGGAGAGGCGGCGGCCGGCACAGATCCTTTCGATGCCGGATCAGGCTACCGGCCAGACTTTTCCCGGCAGGGAAATGACTTTATCGTCCGCTGGCCTTCCTTGCTGCACAAGGTTTCCAGCGTGAGGCAGTCACATGATCTGGAAGACTGGGCAGCGGCGGAGGGGGTGCCTGTGCAGGCGGGGAATGAGTTCGTACAGACCTTTGCCAATGTGCTGGAGAATCCCGTGCCGACCTTTTTCCGCATGGCGATTGAGGATGTGGACACGGATGGCGACGGCGTGAGCGACTGGACGGAATTGAACGTGCTGGGCTCCGACCCCAACGTGGCCAGCAGCCTGCGCAGTCCGGTGAGCACGGATGCCAACGGCGACGGCACCCCAGATGGTGAGCTGGGCGGCGACTATGTGCGGCTGATGGAGGAATTTGCAGCCGGCACTGAGGGAACAGGCGGGGGCGGGCACGGCATCTCACGTCCGCAGGCGGCACGATTCCTGATGCAGGCCTCCTTCGGGCCGACGCCGGAGGACATCCATCGCGTACAAACTCTTGGTTATGCCGGCTGGATTGCCGACCAGGCCGCCCGGCCGCAGACACTGCACTCCACTTACATCCGGGGCATCTATGAGGACATGCTGGGCCAGCGCTCGCAGAGCAACTTCAGCCGGGGGGGCGAGATTGAGGCGCCGTTCCTGTTTGGCAACAACATGATGACCGCCTTTGCGCGCGCGAGCATCCAGGGGGAGGACCAGTTGCGCCAGCGGGTCGCCTTTGCGCTGAGCCAGATTTTAGTGACCTCGCGGCGGGATGCGAATCTGGAAAGCCGCTGCATTGGCATGGCGGATTATTATGACCTCTTTGTGAAGCAGGCATTTGGGAATTATCATGACCTGCTGATGGACGTGACGATGCACCCAGTGATGGGCCGGTATCTGAGCCATGTGGGCAACCAGAAGGCGGATCCTTCCATCAACCGCTACCCGGATGAAAACTACGCGCGGGAAATCATGCAGCTTTTCACTATCGGCCTGTGGGAGCTGAATCCGGACGGAAGCCAGAAACTGGATGGTGAGGGGCAGCCCATACCCACCTATGGAAATGCGGAGATCACCCAGCTGGCGCGGGTGATGACGGGCTTCTGGTTTGGCGGGCACAACTGGGGCGGAGGCGGCTGGACGGAATCTGACATGGCCACCCCGATGACGCTGCGCTCAGACTACCATGACTTTGGCAAGAAAACCCTGTTAGGCGGCTATGTGATACCCGCCCGTGCGGCCACCAATGCCAATGCGGAACGGGATGTGCGGGATGCGGTCCGCCACCTTTTTGAGCATTCCAACACGCCGGTGTTCATCAGCCGCCAGCTCATCCAGTTTCTGGTCACGGACAATCCGGAACCGGCCTTCATCCAGCGCATTGCTGCCGTGTTTGCAGACAATGGACAGGGAGTGCGTGGAGATCTGGGAGCGGTGGTGAAAGCCATTCTCCTGGATGGGGAAGCCCGTGATCCGCGCCTGACGGAACGTCCCTCCTATGGGCGGCTGAAGGAGCCAGTCATCCGCACCATGGCACTGGCCCGCGCAATGGGGCTCAAGGATGTGCCGGACCTGCTGTGGTGGGACTGGGGGGAGTTTTTCAATGCCAGCCGTCAGGAACCAACTTACTCGCCCAGCGTCTTCAACTTTTACAGGCCGGACTACCGCGCTCCTGGACTGCTCACGCAAAACAAACTGGCCGGACCGGTTTTCCAGATCACGGACAGCTTCAGCGCCATCGCTTTCCCCAACCGCCTGTGGCAGACGGTGAGGGAAGGATTTTCCATGTGGGAGACGTATCGCTTCCCGCTGAACCTTTCCCGTGAGAAAGCGCTGGCGGACACACCGGTGCTGCTGGTGGACCATGTGAACCTGCTTTTCTGCGCGGGCAAAATGCGCCCGGCCACGCGCAGTCTGATTCTGGAAACGATTCAGCAGATTCCGGCTGACCGGGCAGCAGACCGCGCACAGGTGGCGGCCTACCTGGCCCTTGTGTGCCCGGAAGGGGCGGTAATGAAGTGAACGGAGTATTAACGCTATGAACCCTTTTTCTCCCACCCGCCGCCGATTCATCGGACAGTCCGCCTGCTCGGCGCTGAGCAGTGTGCCGGTGCTAAACACGCTGCTGAATTTAAAGCTGGCCGGCCGTGCGGCCGCCCAGGAGGCCCCGGCGGACTACCGGACGCTGGTCTGCATTTTTCTGCACGGCGGCAATGATTCATACAATTGGTTAGTCCCGCGTGACACAGACCGCCATGCCATTTATTCCCAGACCCGCAGCGAGCTGGCGCTGGGCCTGGGAGATCTGCGGGCGCTGAACCAGGACGGCGGAGACGGGCAGCTTTATGGAATCCATCCCAGTTGTGCCGGATTGCAGGAAATGTTCAATGGACTGGGCGGGGACACATCGAAAAGGCGGGCGGCCTTTGTGGCCAATGTGGGCACCCTGATCCAGCCGGTGACGAAGGCGCAGTATCTGGCCGAAACCGTACCGCTGCCACGGGCTCTGTATTCCCACAGCGACCAGACAGACCAGTGGCAGACCTCGGTGCCGCAGGGGCTGACGCAGCTCAGCGGATGGGCGGGGCGGGCGGCGGATGTGCTGCATGGGACAGTCAATGCAGGCAGCATCTCCATGAACATTTCCCTGGCTGGCAACAACCTCTGGCAGGTGGGCAACAGCACGACGCAGTTTGTGGTGACAGACAGCGGAGCACTGACTTTCAGCGGCAGCGACATCGGCGATGAACTGCATCCCATGCGACTGAAGAACGCCGCGCACCGCAGCATCATCGAGGAGAACTATGCCAGCCTGATGCAGCAGTCCTATGCGCAACTGACGCGCAGCAGCATTGAGCTGCAGGAGTTCTTCCTGGAGCAGTTCAACAGCTACGATGACAGCGCGGTGGGTAGCCTTTTTCCGGCAGGGAACTGGGTGGCGCAGCAGTTCCGCGCGGCGGCCAAAATGATCGCCCTGCGGACGGGGCTGGGGCTGCACAGACAGACCTTGTTTTTAAGCTTTGGCGGCTGGGACCATCATGCTGAACTGCTGGAAACGCAGGCGGAAATGCTGGTGCTGCTGGACGCGGCACTGGCTGCCTTTCAGCGGGCGCTGGACCAGATGGGCCTGCAAGACAGAGTGGTGACTTATACGGCTTCCGACTTTGGCCGGACGCTGCGCAGCAACGGGCGCGGCACGGACCACGCCTGGGGCGCCAATGCGCTGGTGATGGGCGGGCCGGTACAGGGCGGGCGCATCTATGGGACCTTCCCCGACCTGACCCTGGAGGGCCAGGACGATACAGGCTACGGAGGCCGGACCATCCCCACCACCTCCGTGGATGCTTTCTTTGCGGAGATGCTTCAATGGTTTGGCGTGCCAGCGGCCAGCATGGATCATGTGCTGCCAAACATCGCCAACTTTTATGACGTGCATTCTGCGGTGCCACCGGTCGGTTTTTTGAGGCCATAACACGATCCGGCAGAGGAAGTGGAGCAAGGAAGAGGCTGGTATTTGCTATTTGAGCAACACCTCATTAAGAAGGGCTCCATGACTCAAGACCAAGTGCTGATCCTGCTCATCCTGACCGCAACGGTGGGGATGTTTTTATGGGCTAAATGGCGGCATGACATGGTGGCGATGGGCTCCCTGCTGGCCTGTGTGGCGTGCGGGCTGGTGCCTGCAGAGGTGACCTTTGCAGGTTTCGGCCACCCGGCGGTCATCACGGTGGCGTGTGTGCTGGTGCTGAGCCGGGCTCTCCAAACTACAGGCGCGATTGACCAGATCACCCGCCGGCTGATCCCCCGGGACAAGGGGCCGACTTTGACCATCGGCATCCTGACCGGGGTGGCGGCGGTGCTTTCGGCCTTCATGAACAATGTCGGTGCCCTGGCGCTGCTGATGCCGGTGTCCATCCAGGCGGCACAGCGAAAGGGGCTGCCGCCTGGAAAGATACTGATGCCAGTGGCCTTCGGCTCCATCCTGGGCGGAATGACGACGCTGATCGGCACGCCGCCAAATTTGATCGTCTCCGGGTTTCGGGCTCAGATGGGCGGGGGCGGGTTTGCCATGTTTGACTTCACCCCGGTGGGCCTGGCGGTGGCCGGGGCGGGTGTGGTGTTTGTGGCACTGGTGGGCTGGCGGCTGGTCCCTGCACGTGAGCGTTCCGGGGTGGAGGGCTTCGAGACGGATGCCTACATCACCGAGGCCCGGATCGGCAAAGATGCGAAAGCGGTGGGCAAGACGCTGCGCGAGATAGGACCTCTATTTGATGCGGCAGATGCACAGGTCATTGGCATGGTTCGCAATAACTTCCGGGTGACTGTGCCAAACCCGGACCGTATCCTGCAGGAAGGTGACGTCCTGGTCATTGAAGCGGAGCCAGATAACCTGGCGCATGCACTCAGCTCAGTGGGATTGGAACTGGACGCCATCAAGGACCCCAAGGCGGCCACCGATCCAGAGAAATCGTCAGAAGTTCCAAACGCCGAGGGGGAAAGCAAGAAAC
Encoded proteins:
- a CDS encoding glycosyltransferase, giving the protein MIEWEKLLWLTSYITVSVGLSAFGAHKVKVLYTYWKHRKNRPQPLREFAELPSVTIQLPLFNEADVMEQLVSSIAALDYPKDRLQIQFLDDSTDETAQACEQYAQNLSRQGFDVEYRHRVNRIGFKAGALDAGMATVKGEYICIFDADFQPAPDYLKQTIHYFTDPQVGIVQARWGHSNLKFSLLTRLQGILLDGHLMMEQTSRSRQGEFCNFNGTAGLWRRSVIDEAGGWKHDTLTEDLDLSYRAQLLGWRFIYLNDVIVPAELPPDMDGFKSQQHRWTKGSVQVCKKVLGRVWRSNEPFMKKVEATAHLTANFANLLTLCTLVLLYPVDFLPSNSWQKALFVDLPVFLFATVAVIAFYLTAQGAQTRWGWLKTIPYIPLFMALGIGMSINNGKAVIEALLGQESDFIRTPKYGVNSKAQAQATKKSFRYKAGKSLCLWIELALVGYFGHLFWLAVEREQWGSLPFLALFLSGFLYVSLSSLLKRFSMATFTPQPPSDGSPETEEAEVVVA
- a CDS encoding DUF1800 family protein, translating into MTRPALSLALALLLASPEIRAEYSPLWSLGTQDSNPLEFGNETWGNNAAPGSATERDNDFYFAGVYPPPVGSVAVSEPWTDLERAISSGNPATRFHFNLSAQQATGTLRMRFVLHHVWGGWEQAGYGQHHLEVRLNGSLVKTETVSARGTLVVEANAGSFTPNEGANVLELSRTGGSPSAWLQFDALTFEVHPTAMRDDDGDGLPRWWEEDHNLEDTVAGDAALDPDRDGMNNLQEYLAQTLPHEADTDDDGLTDGQEMELGTNPLLADTDGDTLKDGEEVYGTPATNPLLADSDGEGAADAWELRTGYNPMLNASKPPTWDGAIGIHFVSELNPLSRLATTAVTGYAPQVNWNSTMPLTGWGSPTGTQEAIAYPQPGEVVNSAGASTGLTFSWSSSSGFYASGNGGSSTGQLFDGFFSVNNDAGGTLAFGNVPYETYDVIVYVGSVYDGGLGHLRLNDEEADDRWFVTASTAPETQFIEPLVSSQAVPWRGNTIRFRQVTGSSFNLKLFRTSWHEVGIHGVQIVNAEEDADGDDLPTWWELAHRLDPRINDAAGDPDGDGLNNAGEWARQTNPRLADTDGDGLTDLVETHTGVWISQTDTGSNPLIADSDGDGLTDGFEVTLKPLPTNPNLADTDSDGRDDAEEVQRRSNPLEFDAPASQMPVITTSPRNFIWVVDNVQVVWDHTRGHVVDQPWGDNHLINFQIANAAQPNSDAFNIGLRVKAGRVTHFLYSSAESGFSHPDNDASDIWDADWTSQPVDYKTALGFSGHGRADISARLRFQIIGSSTGSQTNWNFTFSISNQDTGQTVISRPFNGCRLAANVHHNTATWQDRSDPPHANRLELWQHDGVQVYFLSTPLEETAAFAAYKDSDHDGMPDVWEDLHQFNKNLPADAGDDSDVDGLSNLREYLAGTNPRNRDSDNDGAPDGLEVQSGSDPLLAASRPPYYGGTGMQGEDFNGNGMSDAWEQWTGSLLNPLLDADGDGLTNSGEAAAGTDPFDAGSGYRPDFSRQGNDFIVRWPSLLHKVSSVRQSHDLEDWAAAEGVPVQAGNEFVQTFANVLENPVPTFFRMAIEDVDTDGDGVSDWTELNVLGSDPNVASSLRSPVSTDANGDGTPDGELGGDYVRLMEEFAAGTEGTGGGGHGISRPQAARFLMQASFGPTPEDIHRVQTLGYAGWIADQAARPQTLHSTYIRGIYEDMLGQRSQSNFSRGGEIEAPFLFGNNMMTAFARASIQGEDQLRQRVAFALSQILVTSRRDANLESRCIGMADYYDLFVKQAFGNYHDLLMDVTMHPVMGRYLSHVGNQKADPSINRYPDENYAREIMQLFTIGLWELNPDGSQKLDGEGQPIPTYGNAEITQLARVMTGFWFGGHNWGGGGWTESDMATPMTLRSDYHDFGKKTLLGGYVIPARAATNANAERDVRDAVRHLFEHSNTPVFISRQLIQFLVTDNPEPAFIQRIAAVFADNGQGVRGDLGAVVKAILLDGEARDPRLTERPSYGRLKEPVIRTMALARAMGLKDVPDLLWWDWGEFFNASRQEPTYSPSVFNFYRPDYRAPGLLTQNKLAGPVFQITDSFSAIAFPNRLWQTVREGFSMWETYRFPLNLSREKALADTPVLLVDHVNLLFCAGKMRPATRSLILETIQQIPADRAADRAQVAAYLALVCPEGAVMK
- a CDS encoding DUF1501 domain-containing protein; the encoded protein is MNPFSPTRRRFIGQSACSALSSVPVLNTLLNLKLAGRAAAQEAPADYRTLVCIFLHGGNDSYNWLVPRDTDRHAIYSQTRSELALGLGDLRALNQDGGDGQLYGIHPSCAGLQEMFNGLGGDTSKRRAAFVANVGTLIQPVTKAQYLAETVPLPRALYSHSDQTDQWQTSVPQGLTQLSGWAGRAADVLHGTVNAGSISMNISLAGNNLWQVGNSTTQFVVTDSGALTFSGSDIGDELHPMRLKNAAHRSIIEENYASLMQQSYAQLTRSSIELQEFFLEQFNSYDDSAVGSLFPAGNWVAQQFRAAAKMIALRTGLGLHRQTLFLSFGGWDHHAELLETQAEMLVLLDAALAAFQRALDQMGLQDRVVTYTASDFGRTLRSNGRGTDHAWGANALVMGGPVQGGRIYGTFPDLTLEGQDDTGYGGRTIPTTSVDAFFAEMLQWFGVPAASMDHVLPNIANFYDVHSAVPPVGFLRP
- a CDS encoding SLC13 family permease, whose product is MTQDQVLILLILTATVGMFLWAKWRHDMVAMGSLLACVACGLVPAEVTFAGFGHPAVITVACVLVLSRALQTTGAIDQITRRLIPRDKGPTLTIGILTGVAAVLSAFMNNVGALALLMPVSIQAAQRKGLPPGKILMPVAFGSILGGMTTLIGTPPNLIVSGFRAQMGGGGFAMFDFTPVGLAVAGAGVVFVALVGWRLVPARERSGVEGFETDAYITEARIGKDAKAVGKTLREIGPLFDAADAQVIGMVRNNFRVTVPNPDRILQEGDVLVIEAEPDNLAHALSSVGLELDAIKDPKAATDPEKSSEVPNAEGESKKRAGEEISLMELTVLPGTDLVSRSAADIQLRTRFGINLLALSRKGQRSIRRMRSEPIRAGDVLLMQGPADAILGFASEFGCVPLAERAIRIPDKRAALISALVMLAAVSGAALGLLPAAISFAAGVLAMMSFRVVSLRNVYDAVDWPVIVLLGALIPVAGAMETTGAADLLAQMLVANVASGSPVFSLALLLIVTMTLSDFMNNAATAAVMCPVAISIAAELGVKSDPFLMAVALGASCAFLTPIGHQNNTIILGPGGFRFGDYWKLGLPLEILVMVVAIPLLLVFWPL